The following proteins come from a genomic window of Denitromonas sp.:
- a CDS encoding TolC family protein, which translates to MPSYVGFVAGAPVVLASLLIVFSPTVLAEARSPGGEGAMSILTSEARLPRPDLTLAEAIERAMTSNPALAAQRRELAARQGERVQAGLLPNPSLSVLLEDTRSATRTTTVQIDQRIELGGKRSARVDVADGRVNTADADLAARTLEVRSEVTAAFYAVLAGQERVALTDELLVLAGRALQAASKRVAAGKSAPLEASRAKIAEASARMEQNQAQSALAVQRRRLAATWAGLDDGFGRVAGEIMTGAVAMAWPQLLSRLEQAPQMLSARHALERSQSTVALERAKRTPDLTVSLGNIRSEEIGRNQALIGLSIDIPLFDRNQGNIIDATQRAGMAADEMGALRAKLQVDLFEAHQQLQVAQQSAMTLKADVVPAALSAFRAAVIGFELGKFSFLDVLDAQRSLSLARSRYIETLTEISRAATQIERVLGPLDSATLSAD; encoded by the coding sequence ATGCCGAGCTATGTTGGATTCGTGGCGGGGGCGCCTGTTGTACTTGCGTCGCTGTTGATAGTGTTTTCCCCGACTGTGTTGGCGGAGGCGCGCTCGCCAGGTGGCGAAGGCGCCATGTCAATACTGACATCTGAGGCGCGCCTGCCTCGGCCGGACTTGACGCTTGCCGAGGCGATTGAGCGTGCAATGACGTCGAACCCCGCGCTTGCCGCACAAAGGCGCGAGCTTGCCGCCCGCCAGGGCGAGCGCGTACAAGCGGGTCTATTGCCGAATCCAAGTCTTTCGGTGCTGCTTGAAGACACTCGTAGCGCTACGCGCACGACTACAGTTCAGATTGACCAACGCATCGAACTCGGCGGCAAACGAAGTGCACGAGTGGATGTGGCGGACGGGCGTGTAAATACAGCAGATGCGGATTTGGCGGCGCGAACTTTGGAGGTGCGATCCGAAGTGACTGCCGCATTTTACGCCGTGCTGGCGGGACAGGAGCGTGTCGCGCTAACTGATGAGTTGCTCGTGCTGGCAGGGCGCGCCTTGCAAGCCGCCTCCAAGCGGGTTGCCGCCGGGAAGTCCGCACCGCTGGAAGCCTCCCGTGCCAAAATTGCCGAAGCGTCTGCGCGTATGGAGCAGAACCAAGCCCAAAGCGCACTTGCTGTTCAGCGGCGTCGTCTGGCGGCGACCTGGGCCGGTTTGGACGATGGCTTCGGGCGCGTAGCTGGTGAGATCATGACGGGCGCAGTGGCGATGGCGTGGCCTCAGTTGCTGTCGCGTTTGGAGCAGGCTCCGCAAATGCTTAGTGCGCGGCATGCGCTTGAGCGCAGCCAGTCGACCGTGGCGCTGGAGCGGGCAAAGCGCACTCCTGACCTGACGGTCAGCCTTGGCAATATCCGCTCCGAAGAAATCGGCCGCAATCAGGCGCTCATCGGCCTTTCGATCGACATTCCTCTGTTTGACCGCAACCAGGGCAACATCATCGATGCCACACAGCGCGCCGGCATGGCTGCAGACGAGATGGGTGCGCTCCGAGCCAAACTTCAGGTCGATCTGTTTGAGGCTCATCAGCAGCTTCAAGTGGCGCAACAAAGCGCAATGACGCTGAAGGCCGATGTCGTTCCAGCCGCGCTAAGCGCATTTCGAGCGGCAGTGATTGGCTTCGAACTGGGAAAATTCAGTTTCTTGGATGTGCTCGATGCACAGCGCTCGTTATCTCTGGCTCGGTCCCGGTACATCGAAACGTTGACGGAAATCAGCCGCGCTGCGACCCAGATTGAGCGTGTGCTCGGGCCGCTGGATTCAGCGACGCTTTCCGCCGACTAG
- a CDS encoding efflux RND transporter periplasmic adaptor subunit, with translation MIYKKQAVLAAAIVLIGGIAGTAMLGASPSTQAAQADRHGEASAHADEEHHGEPPRASHADDDQHADGEHHETASVGVHGGQVFSAGDTRVEFLLSEEGGRPHFRMWSFDHDRILAPGTVRAAGRLVRADGSVEELAFTVAGDYLKSTTEVAEPHVFNADISVEVNGEKLAINFVAEEGKVELTDAQIDDAGVIIEAAAPAKIKTALRLPGEIRFNEDRTAHVVPRLGGLVERVPARLGQSVKRGEVLAVIASTSLSELRSELLAATKRRVLARSTFVREKRLWEEKVSAEQDYLQAAQVLQEADIAVANAQQKLKALGAGTTISGALNRYEIRAPFDGVIVEKHLSLGEAVKEDTSIFTISDLSSVWAEIVVPARDLNAIRVGEQVTISATAFESRATGTISYVGALFGQDTRTAKAQVTLPNPDMAWRPGLFVNVDVISSEKSVPVSVATEAVHTINEQPVVFIRTKGGFVPQPVTPGNSDGTRTEIVEGLKAGTPYAAAGSFVVKAELGKGSAEHSH, from the coding sequence ATGATTTACAAGAAACAAGCCGTGCTTGCCGCAGCCATTGTGCTGATTGGCGGAATCGCCGGAACTGCCATGCTCGGCGCCAGCCCCTCCACGCAGGCCGCACAAGCGGACCGCCATGGCGAAGCAAGTGCTCATGCAGATGAGGAGCATCACGGCGAACCCCCGCGTGCCAGCCACGCTGACGACGATCAACATGCTGATGGTGAACACCATGAAACGGCATCCGTTGGCGTACATGGTGGCCAGGTGTTCTCTGCTGGTGATACCAGGGTTGAGTTCTTGTTGTCGGAAGAAGGAGGGCGTCCACACTTTCGGATGTGGTCCTTCGATCATGACCGTATTTTGGCCCCTGGCACTGTCAGGGCGGCCGGCCGATTGGTGCGCGCGGACGGCAGTGTAGAGGAACTCGCTTTCACGGTCGCGGGTGATTATCTGAAGAGCACGACAGAGGTCGCCGAGCCCCATGTTTTCAACGCCGATATCAGCGTTGAGGTCAATGGCGAAAAGCTGGCAATCAATTTCGTCGCCGAAGAAGGCAAGGTGGAGTTGACGGATGCGCAAATCGACGACGCCGGCGTGATCATTGAAGCGGCGGCTCCAGCAAAAATCAAGACCGCCTTGCGGTTGCCTGGCGAAATCCGGTTCAACGAAGATCGCACAGCTCACGTCGTTCCGCGCCTGGGCGGGCTGGTTGAAAGGGTACCGGCCAGGCTTGGCCAATCGGTCAAGCGCGGCGAGGTTTTAGCAGTGATTGCCAGTACCAGCTTGTCTGAACTGCGCAGTGAGCTTTTAGCCGCAACCAAACGGCGAGTGCTGGCCCGGTCCACCTTTGTGCGGGAAAAGCGACTGTGGGAAGAAAAGGTGTCGGCGGAGCAGGATTACTTGCAGGCCGCACAAGTGCTGCAAGAGGCTGACATTGCGGTAGCCAACGCACAACAAAAGCTCAAGGCTTTGGGGGCTGGCACTACGATTTCTGGTGCGCTCAATCGCTACGAAATCCGAGCGCCCTTTGACGGCGTGATCGTTGAGAAGCACTTGTCTCTCGGTGAGGCGGTCAAGGAAGACACGAGCATCTTTACCATTTCAGACCTTTCGTCTGTATGGGCCGAAATTGTCGTACCGGCCAGGGACTTGAACGCTATTCGCGTTGGCGAGCAAGTGACCATCAGCGCAACGGCGTTCGAGTCAAGAGCGACTGGCACGATTTCCTATGTTGGCGCGCTGTTCGGGCAGGACACCCGCACTGCCAAGGCGCAAGTGACGCTCCCGAACCCGGACATGGCCTGGCGGCCCGGACTGTTTGTCAATGTTGATGTGATTTCCAGTGAAAAGTCGGTGCCTGTCTCAGTTGCAACAGAAGCGGTTCATACCATTAATGAGCAACCCGTGGTGTTCATTCGAACCAAGGGTGGTTTTGTTCCTCAGCCGGTGACGCCGGGCAACTCGGATGGGACGCGCACTGAAATCGTCGAGGGTTTGAAGGCCGGAACCCCCTACGCCGCCGCTGGCAGCTTTGTCGTCAAGGCGGAACTGGGTAAAGGCAGTGCTGAGCACAGCCACTGA
- a CDS encoding CusA/CzcA family heavy metal efflux RND transporter, with translation MFERIIRLAIEHRWLVLLAVLGMASVGIYNYQRLPIDAVPDITNVQVQINTAAPGYSPLEVEQRVTYPVETVMAGLPGLEQTRSMSRYGLSQVTVIFKDGTDIYFARQLVNQRIQEARDRLPAEVTPAMGPISTGLGEIYLWTVEASDDARKADGTPYTSTDLREIQDWIIKPQLRNVAGVTEINTIGGFAKEYQVAPSPEKLASYGLTLADMVTAIDRNNANVGAGYIEKRGEQYLIRAPGQVSSPADIGSIILGNVRGVPIRIRDVAEVGIGRELRTGAATDNGREVVLGTVFMLIGENSRAVSAAVDQRMAQINRSLPEGVRAVTVYDRTVLVDKAINTVKKNLLEGAILVIAILFLFLGNIRAAIITAMVIPLSMLFTFTGMVTYKISANLMSLGALDFGIIIDGAVVIVENCVRRLATAQEHHGRPLTRTERFHEVYAASVEARRPLLFGQVIIMVVYLPIFALTGVEGKMFHPMAFTVVAALLGAMVLSVTFIPAAVALFIGDKVAEKENRLMRVARRGYKPVLNMVMRNRAVVVALAVVAVSLSGVLATRLGSEFVPSLNEGDFAIQALRIPGTSLSQSVDMQRQIERKLKAEFPEIERIFARTGTAEIASDAMPPNISDGYIMLKPEDQWPEPRKSRDELLIAVQAVVNAIPGNSYEFSQPIQLRFNELISGVRSDVAVKIFGDDMEVMNETAAKVAAALKSVEGSSEVKVEQTTGLPMLTIDIDREKTARYGLNIGDVQDAVATAIGGRRAGTMFEGDRRFDIVVRLPDTLRSDLDALKRLPIALPRTASASGGERTSYIPLGEVAELKLAPGPNQVSREEGKRRVVVSSNVRGRDIGSFVKDAELRLAEVKIPAGYWTSWGGTFEQLQSAIARLQIVVPVALLLVFTLLFVMFGNAKDGLLVFTGIPFALTGGVIALWLRDIPLSISAAVGFIALSGVAVLNGLVMISFIRSLREQGRTLDEAIEEGALTRLRPVLMTALVASLGFVPMAIAVGTGAEVQRPLATVVIGGILSSTLLTLLVLPVLYRLVHRRDAEKEDFTAEPAAEANPA, from the coding sequence ATGTTTGAACGTATAATCCGGCTCGCCATCGAGCACCGCTGGTTGGTCCTGCTCGCCGTGCTCGGCATGGCCAGTGTAGGTATTTATAACTATCAGCGTCTGCCCATCGACGCGGTGCCTGATATCACCAACGTACAGGTCCAGATTAACACGGCGGCCCCCGGCTATTCGCCGCTGGAAGTCGAGCAGCGCGTGACCTATCCCGTCGAAACAGTGATGGCTGGTCTGCCAGGTCTCGAGCAGACCCGATCGATGTCGCGCTACGGCCTGTCGCAAGTGACGGTGATCTTCAAGGACGGTACCGATATCTACTTCGCACGTCAGCTGGTTAACCAGCGAATCCAGGAGGCGCGCGATCGCTTGCCCGCCGAGGTGACACCGGCCATGGGGCCGATCTCCACGGGTCTGGGCGAGATCTACCTTTGGACGGTAGAGGCGAGCGACGATGCCCGCAAGGCCGACGGGACGCCGTACACGTCGACTGATCTGCGCGAAATCCAGGACTGGATCATCAAACCGCAGTTGCGCAATGTGGCGGGGGTGACCGAGATCAACACGATTGGTGGATTTGCCAAGGAGTATCAAGTCGCGCCCAGCCCGGAGAAGCTGGCCTCGTACGGTCTTACGCTAGCGGATATGGTCACCGCCATCGATCGCAACAATGCCAACGTGGGGGCGGGTTACATCGAAAAGCGCGGCGAGCAGTATCTCATCCGCGCGCCAGGGCAAGTGAGCTCGCCGGCGGATATTGGCAGCATCATCCTTGGCAATGTGCGCGGGGTGCCGATTCGTATCCGTGATGTGGCAGAGGTGGGCATTGGACGTGAGTTACGCACCGGCGCCGCTACCGACAACGGTCGGGAGGTCGTGCTCGGGACGGTGTTCATGCTGATCGGTGAAAACAGCCGTGCGGTTTCCGCCGCCGTCGATCAGAGAATGGCTCAGATCAACCGCAGCCTGCCCGAGGGGGTTCGTGCGGTTACGGTCTACGATAGAACGGTACTGGTCGATAAAGCCATCAACACCGTCAAAAAGAACTTGCTCGAAGGGGCGATCCTGGTCATCGCCATCCTGTTCCTTTTTCTGGGCAATATCCGCGCCGCCATCATCACTGCGATGGTGATCCCGTTGTCCATGCTGTTTACGTTTACCGGCATGGTGACTTACAAGATCAGTGCCAACCTGATGAGCTTGGGTGCGCTCGACTTCGGCATCATCATCGACGGCGCGGTCGTCATTGTCGAGAACTGCGTCCGTCGTCTGGCCACGGCGCAGGAGCACCACGGCCGCCCGCTGACCCGCACGGAACGCTTCCATGAAGTCTATGCCGCATCGGTCGAGGCGCGCCGTCCGCTGCTCTTTGGGCAGGTCATCATCATGGTGGTGTATCTGCCGATCTTTGCGCTCACCGGTGTCGAAGGAAAGATGTTCCACCCGATGGCGTTCACGGTGGTTGCCGCCTTGCTCGGTGCCATGGTGCTGTCGGTCACTTTCATCCCGGCAGCCGTCGCCCTGTTCATCGGCGACAAGGTGGCTGAAAAGGAAAACCGCTTGATGCGCGTCGCGCGCCGTGGCTATAAGCCAGTGTTGAACATGGTGATGCGTAACAGGGCGGTGGTGGTGGCGCTGGCCGTGGTGGCCGTCTCCTTGTCCGGTGTGCTGGCGACGCGTCTGGGCAGCGAATTCGTGCCAAGCCTGAACGAGGGGGATTTCGCGATCCAGGCGTTGCGCATTCCGGGGACCAGCCTGAGCCAGTCGGTCGACATGCAGCGCCAGATCGAACGCAAGCTGAAAGCCGAGTTTCCCGAAATCGAGCGGATATTCGCGCGTACTGGCACGGCGGAAATCGCTTCTGATGCAATGCCGCCAAACATCTCCGACGGCTATATTATGCTCAAGCCAGAAGATCAGTGGCCCGAGCCGAGGAAGAGTCGCGACGAGTTGCTCATTGCTGTGCAGGCGGTGGTGAATGCCATTCCCGGTAACAGCTATGAATTTTCGCAACCCATTCAACTCCGATTCAACGAACTGATCTCCGGGGTAAGAAGTGACGTCGCAGTGAAGATCTTCGGTGACGACATGGAGGTGATGAACGAAACAGCAGCCAAAGTGGCTGCAGCACTTAAGAGTGTCGAGGGCTCATCTGAAGTCAAAGTCGAACAGACCACGGGTTTGCCCATGCTAACGATTGACATCGATCGAGAAAAAACCGCTCGCTATGGTCTGAACATCGGCGATGTGCAGGACGCGGTTGCCACGGCAATCGGTGGCCGTCGGGCCGGCACGATGTTCGAGGGAGATCGGCGCTTTGACATTGTGGTGCGTTTGCCAGATACCTTGCGCTCCGATCTCGACGCACTCAAGCGGCTGCCAATCGCGCTGCCACGGACTGCCAGTGCGAGCGGAGGCGAGCGGACCTCTTACATTCCGCTCGGCGAAGTCGCCGAACTCAAACTGGCCCCGGGGCCGAATCAGGTCAGCCGAGAAGAGGGTAAGCGTCGAGTGGTGGTCAGCTCGAACGTTCGCGGGCGTGATATCGGCTCCTTCGTCAAGGATGCTGAGTTACGCCTGGCGGAGGTGAAGATTCCGGCGGGCTACTGGACAAGTTGGGGCGGCACCTTCGAGCAGCTTCAGTCAGCGATCGCGCGCCTTCAGATTGTTGTGCCGGTAGCGCTCTTGCTGGTGTTCACCTTGCTATTTGTCATGTTCGGCAACGCCAAGGATGGCTTGTTGGTGTTCACCGGGATTCCGTTTGCGCTCACTGGCGGCGTCATAGCGCTATGGCTTCGCGACATTCCCCTGTCCATTTCGGCCGCAGTGGGCTTTATTGCGTTGTCCGGTGTGGCGGTACTCAACGGTCTGGTGATGATCTCCTTCATCCGCAGCCTGCGTGAGCAAGGTCGGACGTTGGATGAAGCCATTGAAGAGGGTGCCTTGACACGCTTGCGCCCGGTGCTGATGACTGCGCTGGTGGCTTCGCTTGGCTTTGTGCCCATGGCGATCGCAGTTGGCACCGGTGCCGAAGTGCAGCGTCCGTTGGCCACGGTCGTCATTGGCGGGATCTTGTCATCAACGCTGCTGACCTTGCTGGTGCTCCCGGTGCTCTATCGCTTGGTGCATCGGCGCGATGCCGAAAAAGAGGACTTCACGGCGGAGCCCGCTGCTGAAGCCAACCCCGCTTGA
- a CDS encoding double zinc ribbon domain-containing protein has translation MREPACAAPPDIASCPACAEPLLPNARFCAKCGVSLTPRACAACQASVAIGARFCSSCGVAVAS, from the coding sequence GTGCGCGAGCCGGCATGTGCCGCGCCGCCCGACATAGCGAGTTGCCCGGCGTGTGCTGAACCGTTGCTGCCCAATGCCCGCTTTTGCGCCAAATGCGGCGTGTCGCTGACACCACGGGCATGCGCCGCGTGCCAGGCGTCGGTCGCTATCGGCGCGCGCTTTTGCAGCAGCTGCGGCGTGGCCGTAGCCTCCTGA
- a CDS encoding glycosyltransferase — translation MRSMHIIGSRELGGAESFFLRLLPALAAHAGHEVVAVTRRNGKVGAQLSPIIAQHTVPLRNAWDLGSILAIRALIRQHRPDIVQTYMGRATRLTRVPKDCGAIHVARLGAYYKIDGYYRHADAWIGNTLGICDYLVRQGLSASRVFHVGNFVDVPAPTPAGTLREFRCAYAIPDNARVILALGRFVEKKGFRDLLTAFAQLPASYQSQPLILVLAGDGPLRAALLRQADELGLTGRLRWVGWHTQPGPLFHLADIFVCPSLDEPLGNVILEAWAHGVPVVSTATDGARELMQDEVNGLVAPTATPAMLGRRMADLLVAIPRERHRLVAAGRAQIEQHHSRDVVSQRYCDVYGQLLADSVTPVAT, via the coding sequence ATGCGTTCGATGCACATCATTGGCAGCCGTGAACTGGGTGGCGCCGAGAGTTTTTTTTTGCGCCTGCTGCCGGCGTTGGCCGCACATGCCGGGCATGAGGTTGTCGCGGTGACCCGGCGCAACGGAAAAGTCGGCGCACAGTTGAGCCCCATCATTGCTCAGCACACGGTGCCGCTCAGAAACGCGTGGGACCTGGGGTCGATACTGGCCATCCGGGCACTGATTCGCCAGCACCGGCCGGATATCGTGCAAACCTATATGGGTCGGGCGACCCGGCTCACGCGCGTGCCCAAGGATTGCGGTGCGATTCACGTAGCCCGTCTGGGTGCTTACTACAAGATCGATGGCTACTATCGGCATGCCGATGCCTGGATCGGCAATACACTCGGCATCTGTGACTATCTCGTGCGCCAGGGGCTCTCGGCATCGCGAGTCTTTCATGTGGGCAATTTCGTGGATGTGCCAGCGCCGACGCCAGCAGGCACCCTAAGAGAGTTTCGTTGCGCCTACGCTATTCCGGACAATGCTCGAGTCATTCTGGCGCTAGGTCGCTTCGTCGAGAAGAAGGGGTTCCGGGACTTGCTTACGGCCTTCGCCCAGCTGCCTGCGAGTTATCAGTCACAGCCCTTGATCCTGGTCCTCGCCGGCGATGGTCCTTTGCGCGCCGCTTTGCTCCGACAGGCGGACGAATTGGGTTTGACCGGCCGCTTGCGCTGGGTCGGTTGGCATACCCAGCCAGGGCCGCTTTTCCATTTGGCGGACATTTTTGTCTGCCCCTCGTTGGATGAGCCGCTGGGCAACGTAATTCTTGAGGCGTGGGCACATGGCGTGCCTGTCGTGTCCACCGCCACCGATGGTGCGCGGGAACTGATGCAGGACGAGGTGAATGGCCTCGTGGCGCCCACGGCCACCCCGGCCATGCTCGGCCGCCGCATGGCCGATTTGCTGGTCGCTATACCACGGGAGCGTCACCGACTTGTTGCGGCGGGGCGTGCACAGATCGAACAGCATCACTCGCGCGACGTGGTGAGCCAGCGCTACTGCGATGTGTACGGGCAGCTTCTTGCTGATTCGGTGACACCGGTGGCGACATGA